A stretch of Pirellulales bacterium DNA encodes these proteins:
- a CDS encoding circularly permuted type 2 ATP-grasp protein gives MSVAISSPRDPQATSLFDGYNPPTGKFDEMFSAPGVVRPHWTQFVEAIDAMGRPELGRRWEIAQRLIRENGVTYNVHGDEQGRDRPWELDALPLLVPAAEWTALAAGLTQRARLLNMILADIYGPQTLLASGDLPAEFVYAHPNFLRPCHRVRVPHDTYLHLYAVHLARSADDGRWIVLADRTQAPSGAGYAVENRIVISRMLPNKFQDCRVQRLASFFMSVRETLRGLAAHHRENPRIVLLSPGPTSVTYFEDAYLARYLGYTLVEAGDLTVRDNRVYLKTLGGLIQSDVILRRIADEDCDPLELPGDTGVSGLLQAVRGGNAIVANALGSGVLEASALLSFLPQLCRRLLGEELLIPSVKTWWCARPDDLTHVLKNFEQLAIKPAFGGVSAQATLVGQLSPADRDKLIAKIKARPREFVGQQFISRSTAPVLCASGVRPWHVALRTFLVATKDSYEVMPGGLMRASAHGDRLGDSLLAGEGSKDVWVISEGPVAAVSLLHPPETPVPLRRSGNDLPSRVADNLYWLGRDVERAEGTIRLLRSVVLRLTSETEPSGLTDLSPLLHALADQGQIRPEFVVHAAGERIPVIEREILTFIFDPNRIGSLRRTLTRMHHVASIVRDRISLDSWRILHRVQHDFLPGEKPASIQFSDVLAMLNAMIVDLAAFSGLGMESMTRGPGWRFLDMGRRLERSLQSMNLLRSTLVTAQTDETPVLEALLEIADSSMTYRNRYQTAPRLAPVLDLLMTDETNPRSVGFQLVALADHAEHLPRDESEPMLNTEQRTMLAVLTGMRLADINSLATVDREGYRQNLDRLLTRVAQQLRSLSDSITHKYLVHAGPPRQLTEIRPVAPSPM, from the coding sequence TGATTCGCGAAAACGGCGTCACCTACAACGTGCATGGCGACGAGCAGGGCCGCGACCGGCCGTGGGAACTCGACGCCTTGCCGCTTCTGGTTCCGGCCGCCGAATGGACGGCGCTCGCGGCCGGCCTCACGCAACGGGCCCGGCTGCTGAACATGATTCTGGCCGACATCTACGGCCCGCAGACGCTGCTGGCCTCGGGCGATTTGCCGGCCGAGTTTGTCTACGCACATCCGAACTTCCTCCGCCCGTGCCATCGCGTACGCGTGCCGCACGACACGTATCTGCACCTCTATGCGGTGCATCTGGCTCGCTCGGCCGACGATGGCCGCTGGATCGTATTGGCCGATCGGACGCAAGCGCCCTCGGGGGCGGGCTACGCGGTGGAAAACCGGATCGTCATCTCGCGGATGTTGCCGAACAAGTTTCAAGATTGCCGCGTGCAACGATTGGCGTCGTTTTTCATGTCGGTGCGCGAAACGCTCCGCGGATTGGCGGCCCACCATCGCGAAAACCCGCGCATCGTGCTGTTGAGCCCCGGCCCGACCAGCGTCACGTATTTCGAAGACGCCTATCTGGCTCGTTATCTCGGCTACACGCTTGTCGAGGCAGGCGATCTGACGGTGCGCGACAACCGCGTGTATCTCAAAACGCTCGGTGGCCTGATCCAGAGCGATGTGATTCTGCGGCGCATCGCCGACGAAGATTGCGATCCGTTGGAATTGCCGGGCGATACCGGAGTGTCGGGCCTTCTGCAAGCGGTGCGCGGCGGCAATGCGATCGTCGCCAACGCGCTCGGAAGCGGCGTTTTGGAAGCGTCGGCCTTGTTGAGCTTCTTGCCGCAGCTTTGCCGCCGGCTATTGGGCGAAGAGTTGCTGATTCCATCGGTGAAAACCTGGTGGTGCGCCAGGCCCGACGATCTGACCCACGTGCTAAAAAATTTCGAACAATTGGCGATCAAGCCGGCGTTCGGCGGCGTGTCGGCGCAAGCCACTCTCGTCGGCCAACTGTCGCCCGCCGATCGCGACAAGCTGATCGCCAAGATCAAGGCCCGTCCGCGAGAGTTCGTCGGGCAGCAATTCATCAGCCGCTCGACGGCCCCGGTGCTTTGTGCGAGCGGCGTGCGGCCGTGGCACGTCGCGCTGCGCACGTTTCTCGTGGCGACGAAAGATTCCTATGAAGTGATGCCCGGCGGCCTGATGCGGGCCTCGGCCCATGGCGACCGCTTAGGCGATTCGCTTTTGGCCGGCGAAGGGAGCAAAGACGTGTGGGTGATCTCCGAGGGGCCGGTGGCGGCAGTGAGTTTGCTTCACCCGCCGGAAACACCGGTGCCGCTCAGGCGCAGTGGAAACGACTTGCCCAGCCGTGTGGCTGACAATTTGTATTGGCTCGGCCGCGACGTGGAACGGGCCGAAGGAACAATTCGCCTCTTGCGAAGCGTCGTGCTGCGGCTCACGAGCGAAACCGAGCCCAGCGGTCTCACGGATCTCAGCCCGCTGCTACACGCGCTCGCCGATCAGGGACAAATTCGGCCGGAATTCGTCGTGCATGCCGCCGGCGAGCGAATCCCGGTGATCGAAAGAGAAATTCTCACCTTCATTTTCGATCCCAATCGGATCGGCAGCTTGCGGCGAACGTTGACGCGGATGCACCACGTCGCGTCGATTGTCCGCGATCGAATTTCGCTCGACAGTTGGCGGATCCTGCACCGCGTGCAACACGATTTTCTGCCCGGCGAAAAACCGGCGTCAATCCAATTCAGCGACGTCTTGGCGATGCTCAACGCGATGATCGTCGATCTGGCCGCGTTCAGCGGCTTGGGCATGGAAAGCATGACGCGCGGACCGGGCTGGCGATTCCTCGACATGGGTCGTCGCTTGGAGCGATCGCTGCAATCGATGAACCTGTTGCGAAGCACGCTAGTCACCGCGCAGACCGACGAAACCCCGGTGCTCGAAGCCCTCCTGGAAATTGCCGATAGCTCGATGACCTACCGCAATCGGTATCAGACCGCGCCGCGATTGGCCCCGGTGTTGGACCTGTTGATGACCGACGAAACGAATCCACGCTCGGTTGGATTTCAGCTCGTGGCATTGGCCGATCATGCCGAGCATTTGCCGCGCGACGAAAGCGAACCAATGCTCAATACCGAGCAGCGGACGATGCTAGCCGTGCTTACCGGCATGCGCCTCGCCGACATCAATTCACTGGCGACGGTCGATCGCGAAGGCTATCGGCAAAATCTCGATCGTCTGCTGACTCGCGTGGCCCAGCAATTGCGCAGTCTCTCCGACAGCATCACGCACAAGTATCTGGTCCACGCCGGCCCGCCGCGTCAGCTAACCGAAATCCGCCCCGTTGCCCCAAGCCCCATGTGA
- a CDS encoding RsmD family RNA methyltransferase — MKHKRPNPASQSTTPARNPAVGDAEEATARPRIIGGKFRHRRLIYAPNLHTRPMKDRVREAVFNLIGPAVEGKHVIDLFAGTGALGFEGLSRGAAGATFVDRHFPTADLIRQNAAALEVAERVTVYPANVLLWSRRLPPLPAAAAWLVFCSPPWDIYVEQSEAVLGLLQTLLDHAPAASIFVVEADERFDLGLLPRPGEWMVREYPPAIVAILG; from the coding sequence ATGAAACATAAACGCCCGAATCCAGCGAGCCAATCAACTACCCCGGCGCGCAATCCGGCGGTCGGCGACGCCGAGGAAGCGACCGCTCGGCCACGCATTATTGGCGGCAAGTTTCGCCACCGCCGCTTGATCTATGCCCCCAATCTGCACACCCGGCCAATGAAAGACCGAGTGCGCGAAGCGGTGTTCAACTTGATCGGGCCGGCTGTCGAAGGAAAGCATGTAATCGATCTATTTGCCGGAACCGGCGCGCTTGGTTTCGAAGGGCTTAGCCGAGGCGCGGCTGGAGCGACGTTTGTCGACCGCCATTTTCCGACGGCCGATTTGATCCGTCAAAACGCGGCGGCACTTGAGGTCGCCGAACGGGTTACGGTCTATCCGGCCAACGTGTTGCTCTGGTCCCGTCGGTTGCCGCCGCTTCCTGCTGCGGCCGCGTGGCTAGTTTTTTGTTCGCCTCCTTGGGATATCTACGTCGAACAATCCGAGGCGGTTCTTGGCCTTCTGCAAACGCTCTTGGACCATGCCCCCGCGGCGAGCATATTTGTTGTGGAAGCGGACGAGCGGTTCGACCTCGGATTGCTCCCCAGACCAGGGGAGTGGATGGTGCGAGAATATCCGCCCGCCATCGTGGCGATCCTCGGATAA
- a CDS encoding peptidylprolyl isomerase — MSRSRLMMIAVFGLLLWPAGRAFAGDAASDRAEFDQTYSHFKDLLNQCAKLQDSFAAADPAQRAALQQQFNALVKEGNAMRPKLKTEAEKVYIADPKDKDIANLMYAMVIGSMRADEYEEVLRVGKLLIEHNYPRDELYNLAGTAAFFVNDFDDAEKYLKTSEANHSIDQRGMNLLQDIPEYRGKWAREQKFRAAEAKADDLPRVRLTIADHAGHVKGDIVVELFENEAPNTVANFISLVNKQFYDGLNFHRVLPGFMAQGGDPKGDGSGGPGYHIADECFRPDHREHFRGSLSMAHAAEKNTGGSQFFINFTPTAHLDGIHTVFGRVIEGMDVLTQIQRIDPDHPSPIQPDKILKAEVIRKRPHIYSPEKLP, encoded by the coding sequence ATGTCCCGTTCCCGGCTCATGATGATTGCCGTCTTTGGATTACTACTGTGGCCGGCGGGCCGCGCCTTTGCCGGCGATGCGGCCAGCGACCGGGCCGAGTTCGACCAAACGTATAGCCATTTCAAGGATTTGCTCAACCAGTGCGCCAAGTTGCAAGACAGCTTTGCGGCCGCCGACCCGGCCCAACGCGCCGCGCTTCAGCAGCAATTCAATGCGCTGGTGAAGGAAGGCAATGCGATGCGGCCGAAGCTCAAGACCGAGGCCGAGAAAGTTTACATCGCCGATCCGAAAGACAAAGACATCGCTAACTTGATGTATGCGATGGTGATCGGCTCGATGCGTGCCGACGAATATGAAGAGGTGCTGCGCGTCGGCAAGCTACTGATCGAACACAATTATCCGCGCGACGAACTCTACAATCTGGCGGGTACGGCGGCCTTTTTCGTCAATGATTTCGACGACGCCGAAAAATATCTGAAGACGTCCGAGGCCAACCATTCTATCGATCAGCGCGGCATGAATCTGTTGCAAGATATTCCCGAATATCGTGGTAAATGGGCCCGCGAACAAAAATTCCGCGCCGCGGAAGCGAAGGCCGATGATCTGCCCCGCGTCCGGCTCACGATCGCCGATCATGCCGGACACGTCAAAGGCGACATTGTCGTCGAACTATTCGAGAACGAAGCGCCGAACACCGTGGCGAACTTCATCTCTCTCGTGAACAAGCAATTCTACGACGGCCTGAACTTTCATCGTGTGCTGCCCGGCTTCATGGCGCAGGGCGGCGACCCGAAGGGAGATGGCTCCGGTGGACCGGGCTATCACATCGCCGACGAATGCTTCCGCCCCGATCATCGCGAGCATTTTCGCGGTTCGCTCAGCATGGCCCATGCCGCGGAAAAGAACACCGGCGGCTCGCAATTCTTCATCAACTTCACCCCCACCGCGCATCTCGACGGCATCCACACCGTGTTCGGCCGCGTGATAGAAGGCATGGATGTGCTTACTCAAATCCAGCGGATCGATCCGGACCATCCGAGCCCGATTCAGCCGGACAAGATCCTCAAAGCCGAAGTGATTCGCAAGCGTCCGCACATCTATTCGCCGGAAAAACTGCCGTAG
- the tssI gene encoding type VI secretion system tip protein TssI/VgrG, which yields MADFSQTNRPIAVSTDLGADKLLLEQFTISEGLSRPFHMMLTMLAQPDYTVPFEKLLGQTASVRLSIPEAKEPRYFHGVVFRISEGMQVHSPDTGETFIRYWAEVLPAFSKLTRNVNSRIFQHLSVPDILAKVLTGIDFSKDNVKGTYDPRDYCVQYRETDFQFASRLMEEEGIFFYFKHTQSSHTMVLSDQTTGFDDLTGGAKIVFNEFQGLRDKRLHEDRVVRWQKSQELRTGKWRSWDYTFEMPDKNLEQTGEILESVAVGTVTHKMKVGGNDSWELYDYPGAYAQRYDGIDKGGSPQASDLSKITPDGKRTVKIRMEQETMPGIGIDGEGNVRRFAPGYKIELSNHFNANGKYVLTNVEHSASVEGTYSANQNVNLKYSNRFRCIPAALPFRPVRTVPKPRIYGTQTAIVVGNDASTEIATDKYGRVKVQFFWDRVGTKTLDSSCWVRVAQAWAGKRWGTFFLPRVKDEVIVAFEEGDPDQPIIVGSVYNDDQLPPYDLPDNKTRSTIKTRSSEKGTTDNFNEIRFEDKKDSEEIFIHAEKDMNREVENNDTLKVGFDKKKNGDQTIDIYNNRTVTLDQGNELFTVKKGNRTVSVDQGNESFTIKKGTRTVTVKGDDSHEVQSGNLSVKVDQGNASYTISQGKCTITAQQSIELTVGQSSIKITPTGITIQAQMVTIKAQAMLQAQGAMHKITGNTMVQIQGGLVKIN from the coding sequence ATGGCCGATTTTTCGCAAACGAATCGCCCGATCGCGGTGAGCACGGATCTGGGCGCGGATAAATTGCTCCTCGAGCAGTTTACGATTTCGGAAGGGCTTTCTCGCCCCTTCCACATGATGCTCACGATGCTGGCCCAGCCGGACTACACGGTGCCGTTCGAAAAGCTGCTCGGGCAAACCGCCAGCGTGCGGCTGAGCATTCCGGAGGCCAAGGAGCCGCGCTACTTTCACGGCGTCGTGTTCCGGATCAGCGAAGGAATGCAGGTTCATTCGCCGGACACGGGCGAAACCTTTATCCGCTATTGGGCCGAAGTGCTCCCCGCTTTCTCGAAGCTGACGCGAAACGTCAACAGCCGAATCTTCCAGCATCTGAGCGTGCCCGACATTCTGGCCAAGGTGCTGACCGGAATCGATTTCAGCAAGGACAACGTCAAGGGCACCTACGACCCGCGGGATTATTGTGTTCAGTACCGCGAGACCGATTTTCAATTCGCCAGCCGGCTGATGGAAGAGGAAGGGATTTTCTTCTACTTCAAACACACGCAGAGCAGCCACACGATGGTGCTTTCCGACCAGACCACCGGCTTCGACGATCTGACGGGGGGCGCCAAGATCGTGTTCAACGAGTTCCAGGGCCTTCGCGACAAGCGATTGCATGAAGATCGCGTCGTGCGCTGGCAAAAATCGCAGGAACTGCGCACCGGCAAGTGGCGCTCGTGGGACTATACGTTCGAAATGCCCGACAAGAATCTCGAGCAGACCGGCGAGATTCTGGAATCGGTCGCCGTCGGCACCGTGACGCACAAGATGAAAGTCGGCGGCAACGATTCTTGGGAGCTCTATGATTATCCCGGGGCGTATGCTCAGCGCTACGACGGCATCGACAAAGGCGGTTCGCCGCAAGCCTCGGATCTGTCGAAAATCACCCCTGACGGCAAGCGCACCGTGAAAATCCGCATGGAACAGGAAACCATGCCGGGGATTGGCATCGACGGCGAGGGAAATGTCCGCCGGTTTGCTCCCGGCTACAAAATCGAGCTCTCCAATCATTTCAATGCCAATGGCAAATACGTGCTCACCAATGTCGAGCATTCCGCCAGCGTCGAGGGGACGTATTCCGCGAACCAAAACGTCAATCTCAAGTATTCGAATCGGTTTCGCTGCATTCCTGCCGCTCTGCCGTTTCGCCCGGTGCGCACGGTGCCGAAGCCGCGCATCTACGGCACGCAAACGGCCATCGTCGTGGGGAACGACGCATCGACGGAAATCGCCACCGACAAATATGGCCGCGTGAAGGTGCAATTCTTCTGGGACCGCGTCGGCACGAAAACGCTCGACAGCTCCTGCTGGGTGCGCGTGGCGCAGGCCTGGGCCGGCAAGCGCTGGGGGACATTTTTTCTGCCGCGCGTGAAGGACGAGGTTATCGTCGCGTTCGAGGAGGGGGATCCCGATCAGCCGATCATCGTCGGCAGCGTTTACAACGACGATCAGCTTCCCCCCTACGATTTGCCCGACAACAAGACGCGGAGCACGATCAAAACCCGCTCGTCGGAAAAGGGAACGACCGACAATTTCAACGAAATTCGCTTCGAAGACAAAAAAGACAGCGAAGAGATATTCATCCACGCCGAAAAGGACATGAATCGCGAAGTCGAAAACAACGACACGCTCAAAGTCGGTTTCGACAAGAAAAAGAACGGCGATCAAACGATCGACATCTACAACAACCGCACGGTGACGCTCGATCAGGGAAACGAACTGTTCACGGTCAAGAAAGGCAATCGCACCGTCAGCGTCGACCAAGGAAACGAATCGTTTACCATCAAAAAAGGGACCCGCACCGTCACCGTCAAGGGAGACGATAGTCACGAGGTGCAGTCGGGCAATCTCAGCGTGAAAGTCGATCAAGGCAACGCCAGCTACACGATCTCGCAAGGCAAATGCACGATCACGGCCCAGCAATCGATCGAACTTACGGTCGGTCAATCATCGATCAAGATCACCCCGACGGGCATCACGATCCAGGCCCAGATGGTCACGATCAAGGCTCAAGCGATGCTCCAAGCACAAGGCGCAATGCACAAGATCACCGGCAACACGATGGTCCAAATCCAAGGCGGCTTGGTGAAAATCAACTGA
- a CDS encoding transglutaminase family protein: MDYKISHTTVYSYAEAVPYCHNEVHLTPRDHLRQSCISNRLAIKPQPKWIESVLDYFGNSVSFFTVEEGHQRLSVTALSKVRVTELPQLAPSKMPWEAVRDQLAIDRSPAVLEAYQYAFESPHVPTAPELAAYAATSFAPGRPWLESLLHLTRRIYSEFKYDKSATNIRTSPLEVLRLRRGVCQDFAHLQIACLRSLGLPVRYVSGYLVTSPPPGQPRLVGADASHAWISAFSPEHGWIDVDPTNDLIPSLKHVSLAWGRDYSDVSPIKGVYIGGGHNGMTVAVDVMPLPADGAG, from the coding sequence TTGGACTACAAAATCTCGCACACAACCGTCTACAGCTATGCCGAGGCGGTGCCGTATTGCCACAACGAAGTTCACCTCACGCCGCGCGATCATCTGCGACAAAGTTGTATTTCGAACCGGTTGGCCATCAAGCCGCAGCCGAAGTGGATCGAAAGCGTGCTCGATTATTTCGGCAATTCGGTCAGCTTTTTCACCGTCGAGGAGGGGCACCAGCGGCTATCGGTTACGGCCCTGAGCAAGGTTCGCGTGACCGAGTTGCCGCAACTGGCGCCGAGCAAAATGCCGTGGGAAGCGGTGCGCGATCAATTGGCCATCGATCGCAGCCCGGCAGTGCTCGAAGCGTATCAATATGCGTTTGAGTCCCCGCACGTGCCGACGGCGCCGGAACTGGCCGCCTATGCCGCGACATCGTTTGCTCCCGGCCGGCCATGGCTCGAGTCGCTCTTGCATCTGACGCGCCGCATTTATTCCGAATTCAAGTACGATAAATCGGCCACGAACATTCGCACGTCGCCGCTCGAGGTGCTTCGGCTACGGCGGGGCGTGTGCCAGGATTTCGCCCATCTGCAAATCGCCTGCCTGCGATCGCTCGGGCTGCCGGTGCGGTATGTGAGCGGCTACCTGGTCACCTCGCCTCCGCCGGGGCAGCCCCGGCTGGTGGGGGCGGATGCGTCGCATGCTTGGATCTCGGCATTCTCGCCCGAGCATGGCTGGATCGACGTTGATCCGACGAACGATCTGATTCCGTCGCTGAAGCACGTTTCGCTGGCCTGGGGCCGCGACTATAGCGACGTGAGCCCAATCAAGGGAGTCTATATCGGCGGGGGGCACAACGGCATGACCGTGGCCGTCGACGTGATGCCGCTGCCGGCCGATGGCGCAGGCTAG
- the tssA gene encoding type VI secretion system protein TssA, whose translation MPYESSFGELESSGGRAARAAGENPFRVALLGDFSGRTQRQPPEGRDELFARKPIKVSFDTLDEVLESTAPSVEFTAADGDVEVRLEPTELDDFQPDPIYRNIDRLSDLEGEEAAALMREIMHNPLYQGLESAWRGLEWLLRRTQKNARIQIVLLDMTAEEFAADLIAESDLRATAVYRQLIEKLAEGVDPMPWSVLAGIYTFEETTAHAEVLGRMARIAARAQAPFLSAITAQVVQEGYEVPADGKPAWEALRKLPEAAYLGLAAPRFLLRPPFGENYRPAESLTFEEFAGTPNDYLWASPALACAALLAQGFTQSGWGFQPAQFLSLGGMPMHTYRDAEGEPVAVCGEGRFTSSTSQGLVQRGFMPLLSVRGRDAIELACIRSMELEGGALAGPWVGGTPTKKAATAGGGQVGMMAGTTGLARPNREGPAAVSARRPDPEIDPDLASLLSGGSDSPPDERSDDAPPEESPLAEQAPPDEQAEPELDPELAALLAGPPPEETPPEEDPGLDPELAALLGDSPPDESALDPELAALLAETPAEEPPADEPPAVEPAEDAIDPDLAALLGDTPSEESPIDDSAIDPELAALLGDTPSEEPPADDSALDPDLAALLGDSLPDASDEAAAPPSDDVDPELAALLGEAEPASEPATADESALDPELAALLGDSAGGDEPVSNSAEPEPIPDDIPEPSAATALADSSPPSDEPSAGEPSSNLQSRRDSSMASADDDSEMGDSAAVAVPTAEEIEARMIEVQETSHYGVPGTGSPPVIDFLSLLQPISADEPAGGSVPFDVKEELEQARKEINPESFAADDPTRPEDYVRADWSRIIALSQETLREKSKNLLVACRLLEGLSKKNGFVGLRDGMHLLRLLVEVCWNFLEPPVEDEDLEVRAAPFHWIDDPDRGAVFPNSVRSMPLLSAGGTSFTWSQWQQAQGGPGKGGDVVEKTIAAANREQCQLLVDNLSQAVMELKFLSQHLGSKLGSDAPGFTSLRPAMDDCLRLAKQILQRKGPPPSEAGAVEENGEQTDDGQAAGGPAVAMGRPRLSTREDIYRALAEAADALERLEPHSPVPFLVRRAVELGALPFPMLMAALIRDTAVLSEMNRELGIKEPAAE comes from the coding sequence GTGCCCTACGAATCCTCCTTTGGCGAACTCGAATCCTCCGGCGGTCGTGCCGCTCGGGCCGCGGGTGAAAATCCGTTCCGAGTCGCCCTTCTAGGCGACTTCAGCGGCCGCACCCAGCGTCAACCGCCCGAGGGCCGCGACGAATTGTTCGCTCGCAAGCCGATCAAGGTGTCGTTCGACACGCTCGACGAGGTGCTCGAATCGACCGCCCCGAGCGTCGAATTCACTGCCGCCGATGGCGACGTGGAAGTTCGCCTCGAACCGACCGAGCTTGACGATTTCCAGCCCGATCCGATCTATCGCAACATCGACCGGCTCTCCGATCTCGAAGGGGAAGAAGCGGCCGCGCTGATGCGCGAGATCATGCACAATCCGCTCTACCAGGGGCTGGAATCGGCTTGGCGCGGGTTGGAATGGCTCCTGCGCCGAACGCAAAAAAATGCCCGAATCCAGATCGTGCTGCTCGATATGACGGCCGAGGAATTTGCGGCCGATCTTATCGCGGAGAGCGACCTTCGTGCGACGGCCGTTTATCGGCAGTTGATCGAAAAGCTAGCCGAAGGCGTCGATCCGATGCCCTGGTCGGTGCTCGCGGGGATTTACACATTCGAGGAAACCACCGCACATGCCGAAGTGCTCGGCCGCATGGCTCGAATCGCCGCTCGGGCGCAGGCGCCGTTTCTGTCGGCCATCACCGCGCAGGTCGTGCAAGAAGGCTACGAAGTGCCCGCCGACGGCAAGCCGGCCTGGGAGGCGCTGCGCAAGCTTCCCGAGGCCGCCTATCTGGGGCTCGCGGCACCCAGGTTCTTGTTGCGGCCCCCTTTCGGCGAAAACTATCGGCCGGCCGAATCGCTGACGTTCGAAGAGTTCGCCGGCACCCCGAACGACTATCTGTGGGCCAGTCCGGCGCTGGCATGCGCGGCCCTGTTGGCGCAGGGATTCACGCAATCCGGCTGGGGATTTCAACCGGCCCAGTTCCTTTCGCTCGGCGGCATGCCGATGCACACGTACCGCGATGCCGAAGGCGAACCGGTGGCCGTTTGCGGTGAAGGACGATTCACGTCGTCGACCAGCCAAGGGCTCGTGCAGCGCGGGTTCATGCCGTTGCTGTCGGTTCGCGGGCGAGACGCGATCGAATTGGCCTGCATCCGTTCGATGGAACTGGAAGGAGGCGCCTTGGCCGGCCCGTGGGTCGGCGGCACTCCGACGAAGAAAGCCGCTACGGCCGGCGGCGGGCAAGTCGGCATGATGGCCGGCACGACGGGCCTGGCTCGCCCGAATCGGGAAGGTCCTGCCGCGGTTTCCGCGAGGCGGCCCGATCCCGAAATCGATCCCGATTTGGCGTCGCTCTTGTCGGGAGGTTCCGATTCGCCGCCGGACGAACGTTCCGACGACGCGCCGCCGGAAGAATCGCCGCTGGCTGAACAAGCTCCTCCAGACGAGCAAGCCGAGCCGGAATTGGATCCCGAATTGGCCGCGCTGCTGGCCGGCCCGCCGCCTGAGGAAACGCCGCCCGAAGAAGACCCGGGTTTGGATCCGGAACTGGCCGCGCTGCTCGGCGATTCGCCCCCGGACGAAAGCGCGCTCGATCCGGAACTTGCCGCGCTGCTCGCCGAAACGCCGGCCGAAGAGCCACCTGCGGATGAGCCACCTGCAGTGGAGCCCGCCGAAGACGCCATTGACCCGGACCTCGCGGCGCTATTGGGCGATACGCCTTCCGAAGAATCGCCCATCGACGATTCAGCGATCGATCCTGAACTGGCCGCGCTATTGGGCGATACGCCTTCCGAAGAGCCGCCCGCCGATGATTCAGCGCTCGATCCGGATTTGGCCGCTTTGCTCGGCGACTCTTTACCCGACGCATCCGACGAAGCCGCAGCGCCGCCGAGCGACGATGTCGATCCAGAACTTGCCGCGCTATTGGGCGAGGCCGAGCCGGCCTCCGAACCTGCCACCGCTGACGAATCAGCGCTCGATCCCGAACTAGCCGCACTGTTGGGCGATAGCGCCGGTGGCGATGAACCGGTAAGCAATTCCGCCGAGCCCGAACCAATTCCCGATGATATTCCCGAGCCGTCGGCCGCGACGGCGCTGGCCGACAGCTCTCCGCCATCCGACGAACCGTCCGCTGGCGAACCGTCTAGCAATCTGCAATCGCGAAGGGATTCTTCCATGGCATCTGCCGACGATGATTCTGAGATGGGCGACTCCGCAGCCGTGGCTGTCCCCACCGCCGAAGAGATCGAAGCGCGAATGATCGAGGTGCAGGAGACGTCGCACTACGGCGTCCCCGGCACCGGCTCGCCGCCGGTGATCGATTTCCTTTCGTTATTGCAACCGATCTCGGCAGACGAGCCGGCCGGGGGCAGCGTGCCATTCGATGTCAAGGAAGAACTTGAGCAAGCCCGAAAGGAGATCAATCCCGAGTCGTTTGCCGCCGACGATCCGACTCGGCCGGAAGATTACGTAAGGGCCGATTGGAGCCGGATCATCGCGCTTAGCCAGGAAACGCTGCGCGAGAAATCGAAGAATCTCCTGGTTGCCTGCCGCTTGCTCGAAGGCCTGTCGAAAAAGAACGGTTTTGTCGGGCTGCGCGACGGCATGCATCTACTGCGGCTTTTGGTCGAAGTCTGCTGGAACTTTTTGGAGCCGCCGGTCGAAGACGAAGATCTCGAGGTCCGAGCCGCTCCGTTCCATTGGATCGACGATCCGGATCGCGGCGCGGTGTTTCCCAATTCCGTTCGTTCGATGCCGCTGCTCTCCGCTGGCGGCACCAGCTTCACGTGGTCGCAATGGCAGCAGGCTCAAGGCGGCCCCGGCAAGGGGGGCGACGTGGTCGAAAAGACGATCGCCGCCGCCAACCGCGAGCAATGCCAACTGCTTGTCGACAACCTGTCGCAAGCCGTGATGGAGCTGAAATTTCTTTCGCAGCATCTCGGCAGCAAATTGGGCTCCGACGCGCCCGGCTTCACATCGCTACGGCCGGCGATGGACGATTGCCTGCGGCTGGCGAAGCAAATTCTGCAGCGTAAGGGACCGCCCCCAAGCGAGGCCGGCGCGGTGGAAGAAAACGGCGAACAAACGGACGACGGCCAAGCCGCCGGGGGCCCAGCGGTGGCGATGGGCCGCCCGCGCCTTTCGACGCGCGAAGACATCTATCGAGCCCTGGCCGAAGCCGCCGACGCCCTGGAACGGCTCGAGCCACACAGCCCGGTCCCATTCTTGGTCCGCCGCGCCGTCGAGCTCGGCGCCTTGCCGTTCCCGATGCTAATGGCCGCCTTGATCCGCGATACGGCCGTATTGTCCGAAATGAACCGCGAACTCGGCATCAAAGAACCGGCGGCGGAGTGA